The region GCTTGCCATCCGGGAGCCGTCCGACGCCGTCAATACCGGGGATTAGCGGCAGTTCATCCGTACTTGTGTAGTGAGATCCATTGGCTTGTGCCCGGACCCGGAGATGCAATCCGGCAGCGAGCACATCCACCAAAGCTTCGTGTTCTCCTGAAGGTACGAGAGCAGCAATCTTTTCGTATTTCGGACCTGAATCGAATGATCTTACAATAGCAGCGTACATAAATAGGCCTCCAATTTACCAGGATATTTATATCCGGGTGAGTGATTTTGTTTGTGAAACAAACTAAAAAGTTTGTAATACAAACAATATAGTTTGTATTACGTACAATGTCAACGGCTACTGTGGTACAATAGGAGCAAACAAGTCTGAAATATACAAAAGTGCGGAGTGAAATCAATGAGCAGTTACGATAATTCTTTTGATAAGCTGGATGATCTCTCGATGGTAGACAGCCTTGTGCAGCTATCCTTCCTGGTGCAAAATATCCTTGCCCGAATAGGAACGGAGCATGATCTGTCGATTATCCAGATCCGTCTGCTGGGGATACTGCGCGACCGGGAGCCGGGTATGCTGCAGCTGGCCAAGCATCTGGGCCTCGATAAATCCAGCATTACAGGGCTCGTTGACCGGGCACAGCGCCGCGGGCTGGTAGAGCGTACCGTATCACAGATTGACCGGCGGGCATTCAATGTGAGGGCTACGGAGACAGGCTGGAAGATTATTCACGAGGTCGGGGAGCAGATCGAGCGTCAGATTATGGCGGTAACCGATAGTCTTACCGGGGAGGAGCAGGCGCAGATGATTGCCCTGGCCAGCAAGATTCTGGTCACTGCTCCAGGGGTGAGCCGCTGATAAACGGTAGGGTTCTTGACGATGAAGCACATAGGAGGGATTTCCATGGACCAGGAACTGATGGATGAACTGGCGTCTCAATTCAGGAATTCGCTGAAGGTGCTGAACGCGGCCGGTGCCGAGACCCGGCAAGCCATCCTGATGGCCTTGCTGCAAGGGCCGCAAGATCCGGGTATGCGTGTAGGCGAGATAAGAGGGGCCACCCACTTTTCCCGTCCGGTCGTGTCCCATCATCTTAGAATCTTGATAGAGGCCGGAATTGTTAGCGTCCGCAAAGACGGCACCCGCAACTATTACCGGCTGGACTCTGGAAGCAAGCTGATGGTGCTCAAAAGCTTGGTGAACGGGCTGGAGAAGGTTCTGGCACAATGCGAACAAAGCAGCGATTCTCCTGTTAGGGAAGAACTGCTGCTTGAGGACTAAGCTATTACTAATCTGAACTATTAAGGTGTCTTGGTCCGCTCCGCCAGTGCAATAATGGACTTCTTATCCTGCTCGGTCAGCAGTGCCAGGAAGTGCTTGCGTATGGCCGTAGAGACTACCGGAAGTGCCTCATCCAGAATGGACCGGCCGGCGGGAGTAATGTTAATCTGTACACCCCGGTCGGTATCCAGCGGTTTTCTTTGTACCAGACCACGCTTCTCCATCCGTGTCAGATGATGGGATAGCCTGCTCTTGTCCCAGTCCATGGAGTCGGCTAGCTCCTGTTGGCGAAGCTTGCCCTCCCCGAACTGCACCAGCCTGTCTAATACTCCGAAGTCACCCTCGGATAATCCTGTTTGCTCAGACATATCCTTCACAACACGGCCGAAGATTCGTTTGTAGGAGCCTTTCCACATATTCCAAATCCGCATTTCTTCTTCGTTTAATTCGTTCATATTATCCATAGAAGAATCATATCATGGTTGACGTATCAACCACAAGGTGTTACTGTGTATTTATAAGTTGACATGTCAACCAAAGGAGAGATGTATTGTTTTGGTTGATATGTCAACCTATATCAGATATGAAGGGGTGTTTTTATTCTATGGAATATGTGAAGCTTGGAGTAAGCGGATTGGATATATCAAGGTTAAGTCTGGGAACTATGGGCTTCGGTGTGCCGGAACGCGGCAATACGCCCTGGTTGCTGGATGAAGAGAGCAGCAGACCGATCATTAGAAGAGCAGTCGAATTAGGCATTAACTTCTTCAGTACAGCCAATATGTATTCAGATGGCACCAGTGAAGAAATACTAGGACGCGCAATCAAGGATTTTGCCCGCCGGGAAGAAGTTGTGCTGGCCACGAAGGTGTTCGTCCCCATGCGGAAGGGTCCGAATGCGATGGGTCTCTCCCGTAAAACCATAATGACCGAGATTGACCACAGCCTAAGACGGCTCGGAACAGACTACATTGACCTCTATCAAATTCACCGTTATGATCCGAATACGCCCATTGAGGAGACGATGGAGGCTCTGCATGATATCGTGAAGGCGGGGAAGGCGCGTTATATTGGAGCATCTTCTATGCTGGCATGGCAATTTGCGAAGGCCCAGCATGCCGCAGAACGAAATGGCTGGACCCGGTTCATCTCGATGGAGAATAGGCTGAACTTGCTCTACCGGGAAGAGGAGAGGGAGATGCTCCCGCTGTGTAAGGATCAAGGAGTGGGCATTACTCCTTATTTGCCACTGGCTGCAGGCCGCTTAACCAGAGATTGGGATCAGTTCACTGAACGTTCAGAGAAGGACCAGGTTGCCAAGGCGATGTTCGCAAGAACGGAAGAGGCGGACCGCAAAGTTGCACACAGAGTAGCAGAAGTTGCTGCTAACCGGGGGATTTCGCGCGCACAAATCGCTCTGGCCTGGCTGCTGCACAAGCAAGAGGTTACTGCTCCGGTCATCGGGTCTACCCGGATCAGCCATCTGGAAGAAGCAGTAGCGTCACTATCTGTGCAATTGACACCTGAAGAAATCATCAGCCTGGAAGAACTTTATATTCCTCATTCATTACAATAAACCATACGGATCTATGAGCGGACACTCTAGCGGTGTCCGTTTCTCGTTGAAGTTAGAAATAATGACTTCGTCTGTTGTGGCAGAAGGATATCCGTTAATTAAGCCATCTTGTTCCATACAAACCTATTATGCTATAATTACTTACCGACAGACAGTCGGTCGGTAAATCAGCTATGATAAGCATATTTCCAAGCACAGGCAGAACAATCCAAGCTTCACCATAAGGAGACATGACCATGAGAGTTGTCAAAGAAGCGGAAGCCCGCAGAAATGAGATTCTGGATGCAGCCGGGGAGCTGTTCGGACAGAAGGGCTTCGACGGTACGAGCACTGGCGATATTCTGGGCAAGGTCGGCATTGCACGCGGGACGCTATATTATCACTTCAAGTCGAAGGAGGATATTATGGACGCGCTGATTGAGCGGACGAATGCCACTATCCTTCATGCCGCACAGCAGGTTGCTGAAGATAAGAGCATACCCGTCATTGACCGGATTCTCCGTGTAGTCATGGCGCTGAACATCAGCAGCGGAGACGGCAGCAGCACCGGGATCATGGAGCATATCCACAAGCCGCAGAATGCGCTGATGCATCAAAAGGTTCAGAAGGCGGTCATCCGCAGCGTTCCGCCCATTCTGGCCTCCATCATCAGCGAGGGAATAGAGCAGGGGATATTCAGTACTCCCTATCCGTATGAATGTATGGAGATGGTTGTAGTCTATGCCACCACCATTTTTGATAATGACATGGTTGACATGACGGAGGAAGAGCGGATGTTACGCATTCTGGCCTTCATTGCCAATGTGGAACGGCTGCTTGGTGCTGCGGGCGGAAGTCTGATGAGTGTGATGCAGATGTTCGGCGGCGCAGGTGAAGCCAATGTGGAGCATAGGGATGAATAGCTCCGGCACAGGGTTCGGCAGATTTCTGTTTCTGTGGTCAGGGCAACTGATCTCAGCCATCGGCAGCGGGCTCACCGCGTTCGGGCTGGGGATCTATACCTTACAGCAGACCGGGCAGGCATCGGCGATGGCGCTGGTGACCCTGCTGGCATTCATGCCTTCCCTGCTGCTAAGTCCTGTCGCAGGCGTGCTGGCGGACCGCTATGACCGCAGGCTGCTGATGGTAATTGGAGACAGTCTATCTGCCTTAGGTCTGATCTATATTCTGGTCTGCCTGCTGAATGGAGAAGCGCAGCTGTGGCAGATATGCTTAGGCGTGACCGTCAGCTCGGTGTTCTCCTCTCTGCTTGATCCCGCCTATAAGGCTACGGTAACGGATCTGCTCACCGAAGAGCAGTATACGAAGGCCAGCGGTTTTGTACAGATTGCCGGCTCCGCCAAATATCTGATTTCGCCGCTTATTGCCGGGCTGCTGCTGACAGTGTCTGATGTGAAGCTGCTGCTGATCATCGACATCTGTACATTTTTCTTAACCGTACCGACTACCCTTGCCGTCCGCAGCGGTCTGGCCTCCAAGCAGGCGGAACAGGCACAGGCCTTTATCCGGGAATTCAAAGAAGGCTGGCGAGCGGTCTCCGGGAACCGTGGGGTGCTGGTGCTGGTGATTATGACCTCGGTCATGACCTTCTTCATCGGATTCATTGAGACCTTGTCCATGCCGATGATTCTGGCGTTCTCCAGCAGTGCGGTCTTGGGGACGCTGGAGACGGTCATGGCCTCGGGAATGCTGGTGTCGAGTGTCGTGATAGGGATGCTGCGGATACAAAAGAATTTCGTGCGCATGCTGGCAGTGTCGCTTTTTTGCTCAGGAATCAGTATCGCGGTCTTCGGTCTGCGTGAGAATATTGTGCTGATTGGCGCTGCGGGGTTTATGTTTTTTGCCATGCTGCCCTTCACGAATACTGCCCTGGATTATCTGGTCCGCACCAATATCGATAATTCGGTTCAGGGTAGAGCCTGGTCACTGATCGGACTGCTCTCACAGCTCGGATTCGTGGCGGCCTATATGCTGGCGGGTGTGCTGGCAGATTACGTATTTACTCCATTGCTGGTGAGCGGCGGAGTCCTGGCGGATAGTGTGGGACGGATTATCGGCACAGGCAGCGGGCGGGGGATGGGACTTCTCATTATTATTGCCGGGCTGCTGTTAAGCGCCGCTTCGGTCATGATCTATCGGCTTAAATCCATTACAAGTCTTGAGAGCAGGGGGTAAGCTATGTTTTACCGAATAATCCGCAGCGATATCCGCACAAGCAAGGGAATCACGCTGACGACTATGCTGTTCGTAGCTGCCGCAGCCATGCTCGTCTCTCTGTCAGCCATTCTGGTCGTCAACCTGACAGGGGCCATTGATCATCTGATGACACAGGCGAAGACGCCGCATTTTCTGCAGATGCATTCCGGACAGCTGAATCAAGCCCGGCTCACGGCCTTCGCAGAGCAGAACAGCAAGGTTGAGGATCACCAGGTGCTTGAGTTCCTCAACATAGAAGGCGCGAAGATTGGTATGGACGGCCATACGCTTATTGACAGTGTCCAGGATAACGGCTTCAGCACACAGAGCAGGAAGTTTGATTATCTGCTTGATCTGGACGGGAAGGTGATTGATGTACGGGGCGGCGAGGTGTATGTCCCGATCAGTTATATGAAGGATGGCTCCATCAAGGCCGGAGGGACGGTTACCGTGGGTGACACAAGCCTCACCGTAGCGGGGTTCCTGCGGGATTCACAGATGAACTCGCTGCTCGCTTCGTCGAAGCGGTTCCTCGTCAGCCCGGCGGATTATGCAGAGCTGGCGCAGTACGGAACCACGGAATATCTGATTGAGTTCAGGCTGAAGAACCTGTCGATGCTGGGGGCCTTTGAGACCGACTATACCGCAGCGGGACTTGAGGGGAACGGCCCGGTGATTACATATCCCCTGTTCAGAGTGCTTAATGCGATTTCTGACGGGCTGATGATTGCGGTGATCCTGCTGGCGAGCGTTTTGGTCGTTATTATTGCTTTTCTATGTATACGGTTCACCCTTATGGCTACCATCGAGAGCGATTACCGGGAGATTGGTGTTATGAAGGCCATCGGCCTGCGCGTCTCGGATCTGAAAAGAATCTATCTGGCCAAATACGCAGCGATAGCCGCTCTGGGCAGCCTCCTTGGCCTCACGTTATCATTCATCTTCAGAGGTCTGCTCCTTGAGAATATCAGGCTGTATATGGGCGAAAGTGCGCATCCGGCGCTTGCCCTAGCCTGCGGTGTCCTTGGTGTAGTGCTTGTATTCCTTACTATTGTTGTCTATGTGAACAGGGTGCTGAAGCGTTTCCGCAGGATTTCGGCGGTCGAAGCCATCCGTTATGGCACATCCCAGGAGACCCGGATGGGCTCCAGACGTTTCACCTTGAGCGGCAACCGGCTGCTGAACACGAATGTCTATCTGGGGGTTAAGGATGTTGTGTCCAGAAAAGGTCTATACGCAACCATGCTTGCGGTGCTCGTCATCTCTTCCTTCCTGATGATTGTGCCCCAGAATCTCTATCATACGATTTCCTCCCGGGGCTTCATTACATATATGGGCATCGGTGACAGTGATTTGCGCATGGATATCCAGCAGACTGACCATATTGCTGAGAAGGCCGCAGAGGTTGTGCGGGTCATGGACGAGGATCAGTCGGTATCCCGCTATGCTGTGCTTACCACCCGGGCGCTTAACGTACAGCTCGATCATGGAGCCGGGGAACGGTTAAAGGTTGAGCTGGGAGACCATTCTATTTTCCCGGTGGCCTATTCGGAAGGGCGGAGACCGGAGGCAGCGGATGAAATCGCCCTGTCTGCCGTCAATGCGAAAGATCTGGGCAAAAAGCCCGGGGATTCCCTCGTCCTTCTGCTTGACGGAGAACCGCAGACGCTTACGGTAAGCGGAATTTATTCCGATGTGACCAACGGCGGTAAAACGGCCAAGGCCGTATTCACTACACGATCAGCAGAGGCGATGTGGTCTGTCATCTATGCAGAGCTGGCAGATAAGTCGCTGGTGGGCAGCACAGTCTCCGAATATGCCCGGCAGTTCAGTTATGCCAAGGTGTCAGGGATTGATGAATATGTGACACAGACCTTCGGCTCCACCATCCGTTCAGTCGGTAAGGCCGCATGGGCTGCTCTGGCCGTAATGCTGGTCCTTAATGTACTGATTACCCTGCTGTTTATGCGTATGCTTGTAGCTAAGGACCGTTATCCTATTGCTGTCATGAAATCCATGGGCTTCCGGAATTCGGATCTGACGGTACAGTATTATACGCGTTCTATATTTGTACTTGTGATCGGGATGGTGCTGGGAACCCTGCTGGCGAACACCCTGGGGCAGATTCTTGCAGGGGCTGTGATCTCCTCCTTCGGGGCATCGTCCTTCAAGTTCGTGGTCCATCCGCTCTCCGCGTATCTGCTGTGTCCGCTGCTAATGACCGGTTCTGTACTCATCGGGGCGGTTACCGGAACCTCGGGCATCGGCCGCATTCAAATATCCGGCAATATTAAGGAGTAGATCAGGAAGATGAAGAAGATTATTTCGGGTCAAAATATAACCAAACAATATGGCACCGGCGCGGAGCAGCGCAAGGTGCTGGACGGAGTATCTGTCGATATTCACGAAGGTGAATTCGTCTCGGTGATGGGACCCTCAGGCTCAGGGAAATCCACGCTGATGTTTGCACTGAGCGGAATGGACCGGATCGACTGGGGCCTGGTTGCTTTTGAGGGCAGGGATCTGGGAACACTGGAGGGCGATGAGCTTGCGGATCTACGCAGAACGGAGATGGGCTTCGTATTCCAGCAGCCGACGCTGATGAAGAATCTGAACATCCTGGATAATATTATTCTGCCGTCGATGCGCGGTAACCGGCGGAAGGTTGCGGCCATTACAGATAAGGCGCAGCAGCTTATGCACAAGGCAGGGATTGCGGAGCTGGCGAAGCGTAATATTACGGAGGCTTCGGGCGGACAGCTGCAACGGGCGGGCATTTGCCGCGCGCTGATGGGCAGTCCGCGCATTATTTTCGGGGATGAGCCGACCGGTGCACTGAATCTGAAGGCTGCCGAGGAGATCATGGACCTGCTGTCCGGGATCAATGAAGAAGGTACGGCAATCATGCTGGTCACCCATGATGCCACCGTGGCGGCCAGGACGCAGCGGATTATGTTCATGTGCGACGGCCGGATCGTCGATGAGCTGCGCCTGCCGAAATACAGCGGAGGGACGCTTGAGCCCCGCATGAACTTAATCACGGCGAAAATGCGTGAGATTGGGATTTAATAGAAATAAAATAATTGAGTTCAGCATGTCCTCTAAAGCTGCAAAATTACTGATAAAAAACATTACTGAGCACCTAAATGCTTAGTAATGTTTTTTATATAATAAAATGTAATTAAATTGATATTAAAGGTTTTGAATTTCAGGACTTTATTCAATATCCGTTTGACGTTAAAACAAATATAGGTTTAGGAAATTTGGAAGAGGTAAACAATCTGAACAAAATTTAGGCAGATTCATATGAAAAAGAATCTTTTCAGGAGATTCACGAAAAAGTCACAATATGATTCCATTTTTTTACGGGTATATCAGTTATACATAATAAGGAGAGGAGGGAACTTGGTGGATGAGGTGGAGTGGATCCGAAGAATACAGGAGGGGGAGACGCAGTATCTTACACCGCTGATCGAGCATTACTACCCGGGGATTCAGAAGTACTGCTACTACAGGGTCCGAAGTGAGGAAGAAGCAAAAGATCTGACTCAGGAAACCTTCTATCGATTCTGCAGAAGTGTTGACAAGTACAGGCATGCGGGAAAATGTCTTGCCTATTTATACACAATCGCCCGGAATCTTTGTAATGATTACCTGCAAAAACGCCGCTCATTGTCTTGGGAGCAAGTGCAGGAAACAGAAAAAGTATATACACGGCAAACCTCTTCTATTGAAGAGCAAGTGGAAGGAGCGCAACTGGTGACTGAATTGCTTCTGCTGCTGCCTGAAGAACAGAGGGAAATGGTCTTTATGCGATACTGTCTGGATATGACCTTCCGTGACATTGCCCGTGTTACCGGAGTTAACGTATGTATGGTCCAATATCGGGTGAATCGCGGACTAGTTGTATTTAGAAACTATTTAGAAGGGAGTGAAATTGTTGAAAAAAAAACAGCGGAATTTCATCACAACTACACTAAGAAATTACCCTTCATTTCCCGTTGATCATGAGAGCATAGAACAAACGATTTATAGATCTAATAAGTTGCTGCCTCAAATACAGGTGACTCGAAGGGCCTCATTACCAGAGTTTTATAAGGCTCAACTTACTTTTATCAGTTGGAAAGTGTGGATTCTACAATTGTTAATCGTTGCTGGAATGGGTGTACTTCTATATCAATTTATTAATCGACCTCACAGAGATATTGAAGTTGTCATGTTGGCTTCTATTGCTGCCCCATTATTAGTGATTACGGGTTTACAGACACTGACCCGATCTTTGACTTGTCATATGATAGAGATTGAATTAAGCACCTGGCGGAGGCTGGAGAAGCTGACACTGGTGCGCATGAGTCTGCTTGGCATTGCGGATCTAATCGGTCTGATCATTTTGGCCATTCTCTTGAACGCTTGGATAGAGATGGAGATTGTGAGCCTCCTGCTATATTTGCTGGTACCGTTCAATGTGTCATGTCTTGGATCTCTTTGGTTAATGAACCGAGTTCGTAACACAAATTGTGGATATTACTGTCTGGCATATTGCGGACTGTTGATCATAGTACAGGTTATTTGTTCATTTACTCCTCCATTATCCTTATTTCTTTCATCAGCAACCGGATCTTGGCAGATATTACTAGTGCTTTCTTTGGGCGGGATTGTCTATGAGACTCGAGGGATAAGCAGGAACTTCAAAAGTCTGGAAACAGCCGTGAAAATACATTATTAAGTTTATAGTAGACAGATCAATTGTGATTATAAGGAGAAGTGTGGAATGCTTGAACTTAAATTAAATCAAGTGAGCAAGCAATTTTCTGCCAAAAGAGCGGTAAACGGGATCTCAATTCAGCTTTCTAATGGTGTCTATGGCCTACTGGGAGCAAATGGTGCAGGAAAAACAACACTGCTACGAATGATCTGCGGAGTCCTGAACCCTACATCAGGTACGATCCAGATGAATAAAGAAGATATCAGTGACATGGGGGAGCGCTATCGTGACTTGCTTGGCTATCTGCCCCAAGACTTCGGTTATTATCCTGATTTCAGTGCAGAGGAGTTTCTGTGGTATGTTGGATCACTAAAGGGATTGACTTTGGCGGCATCAAAAGGGAAAGCACGGGATTTACTGGGCACAGTTGCTCTAGAAGATGTGGCTCGGAAGAAAATTCGTACCTTTTCTGGAGGAATGAAGCAGCGGCTGGGTATTGCACAGGCTCTTCTTAATGATCCCCGCATTCTGGTACTGGACGAGCCCACGGCAGGTCTTGATCCTAAAGAACGGGTCCGTTTCCGTAATTTAATTGCTGATCTGGCCAGGGATAAAATAGTAATTATGTCAACTCATATTGTATCCGATGTGGAATATATTGCAGATCAAATTCTCGTGATGAAAAAAGGAGAGTTGATTGCGAGCGGAACGGTCGATCAACTGACAACAACGATGAACGGCTATGTATGGACTTGTCATGTCCCGCTTCGGAATGCTGAGGAATGGAATGCCCGTTATTGCGTGAGTAATTTACGCCATGAAGGGGACCAGGTGGAATTGAGAATTGTGTCGGCAGATCAACCGAATGAGACGGCGGTAGCAGTCGTACCCTCATTGGAGGACTTCTATTTATATCATTTCCAGGATGAAGAAGCTGTCACGGCTAAGGGAAAATAGGAGGTATGATCCATGGATATACTGACGCGGTTCGAACTGCGAAAGATTATTCGACGAAAATCATTTTACATAGGAATTTTAGTTTTGGTAGCAGTAGCGATATTATTATCTGTTTTATTAGTAACAAATATTCAAATGACAGGTAAAGAGGCGAAATTCTTGAATGGAGTAGCAGCCATTCAACTAGAGAGAGAGTACAATCGGCAGCTTGCCGGTCCGTTAACTATAGCAGCAATGGAGGCCGCTGTAAGAAGGCATCAAGACTTACTCCATGATCCTAGTAATCTGGATGAGAAGGGGGAGATGACTGTCGAAGCAAATGCAAAATACGATACTAGGGATAATCAAATTCAATTTTTAATAATGGATGCCTTTTCTCCTGCAGGTGAACACGATTATGATTTAATCGACAAAATCAATCCTGAAGAAATGAAGGATTTTTATCAGAAACGGCTGGAAAAGGTCCAGGTGTTTTTAAATAACAATGATTCTGATAACAACTATACTGATAAGGAAAAAGCTTACTTTATTAAAATGGACGAGCAAATTCCAGTGCCTTTTCA is a window of Paenibacillus sp. FSL H3-0469 DNA encoding:
- a CDS encoding MarR family transcriptional regulator; protein product: MSSYDNSFDKLDDLSMVDSLVQLSFLVQNILARIGTEHDLSIIQIRLLGILRDREPGMLQLAKHLGLDKSSITGLVDRAQRRGLVERTVSQIDRRAFNVRATETGWKIIHEVGEQIERQIMAVTDSLTGEEQAQMIALASKILVTAPGVSR
- a CDS encoding metalloregulator ArsR/SmtB family transcription factor, with product MDQELMDELASQFRNSLKVLNAAGAETRQAILMALLQGPQDPGMRVGEIRGATHFSRPVVSHHLRILIEAGIVSVRKDGTRNYYRLDSGSKLMVLKSLVNGLEKVLAQCEQSSDSPVREELLLED
- a CDS encoding MarR family transcriptional regulator → MDNMNELNEEEMRIWNMWKGSYKRIFGRVVKDMSEQTGLSEGDFGVLDRLVQFGEGKLRQQELADSMDWDKSRLSHHLTRMEKRGLVQRKPLDTDRGVQINITPAGRSILDEALPVVSTAIRKHFLALLTEQDKKSIIALAERTKTP
- a CDS encoding aldo/keto reductase — protein: MEYVKLGVSGLDISRLSLGTMGFGVPERGNTPWLLDEESSRPIIRRAVELGINFFSTANMYSDGTSEEILGRAIKDFARREEVVLATKVFVPMRKGPNAMGLSRKTIMTEIDHSLRRLGTDYIDLYQIHRYDPNTPIEETMEALHDIVKAGKARYIGASSMLAWQFAKAQHAAERNGWTRFISMENRLNLLYREEEREMLPLCKDQGVGITPYLPLAAGRLTRDWDQFTERSEKDQVAKAMFARTEEADRKVAHRVAEVAANRGISRAQIALAWLLHKQEVTAPVIGSTRISHLEEAVASLSVQLTPEEIISLEELYIPHSLQ
- a CDS encoding TetR/AcrR family transcriptional regulator produces the protein MRVVKEAEARRNEILDAAGELFGQKGFDGTSTGDILGKVGIARGTLYYHFKSKEDIMDALIERTNATILHAAQQVAEDKSIPVIDRILRVVMALNISSGDGSSTGIMEHIHKPQNALMHQKVQKAVIRSVPPILASIISEGIEQGIFSTPYPYECMEMVVVYATTIFDNDMVDMTEEERMLRILAFIANVERLLGAAGGSLMSVMQMFGGAGEANVEHRDE
- a CDS encoding MFS transporter → MNSSGTGFGRFLFLWSGQLISAIGSGLTAFGLGIYTLQQTGQASAMALVTLLAFMPSLLLSPVAGVLADRYDRRLLMVIGDSLSALGLIYILVCLLNGEAQLWQICLGVTVSSVFSSLLDPAYKATVTDLLTEEQYTKASGFVQIAGSAKYLISPLIAGLLLTVSDVKLLLIIDICTFFLTVPTTLAVRSGLASKQAEQAQAFIREFKEGWRAVSGNRGVLVLVIMTSVMTFFIGFIETLSMPMILAFSSSAVLGTLETVMASGMLVSSVVIGMLRIQKNFVRMLAVSLFCSGISIAVFGLRENIVLIGAAGFMFFAMLPFTNTALDYLVRTNIDNSVQGRAWSLIGLLSQLGFVAAYMLAGVLADYVFTPLLVSGGVLADSVGRIIGTGSGRGMGLLIIIAGLLLSAASVMIYRLKSITSLESRG
- a CDS encoding ABC transporter permease, which translates into the protein MFYRIIRSDIRTSKGITLTTMLFVAAAAMLVSLSAILVVNLTGAIDHLMTQAKTPHFLQMHSGQLNQARLTAFAEQNSKVEDHQVLEFLNIEGAKIGMDGHTLIDSVQDNGFSTQSRKFDYLLDLDGKVIDVRGGEVYVPISYMKDGSIKAGGTVTVGDTSLTVAGFLRDSQMNSLLASSKRFLVSPADYAELAQYGTTEYLIEFRLKNLSMLGAFETDYTAAGLEGNGPVITYPLFRVLNAISDGLMIAVILLASVLVVIIAFLCIRFTLMATIESDYREIGVMKAIGLRVSDLKRIYLAKYAAIAALGSLLGLTLSFIFRGLLLENIRLYMGESAHPALALACGVLGVVLVFLTIVVYVNRVLKRFRRISAVEAIRYGTSQETRMGSRRFTLSGNRLLNTNVYLGVKDVVSRKGLYATMLAVLVISSFLMIVPQNLYHTISSRGFITYMGIGDSDLRMDIQQTDHIAEKAAEVVRVMDEDQSVSRYAVLTTRALNVQLDHGAGERLKVELGDHSIFPVAYSEGRRPEAADEIALSAVNAKDLGKKPGDSLVLLLDGEPQTLTVSGIYSDVTNGGKTAKAVFTTRSAEAMWSVIYAELADKSLVGSTVSEYARQFSYAKVSGIDEYVTQTFGSTIRSVGKAAWAALAVMLVLNVLITLLFMRMLVAKDRYPIAVMKSMGFRNSDLTVQYYTRSIFVLVIGMVLGTLLANTLGQILAGAVISSFGASSFKFVVHPLSAYLLCPLLMTGSVLIGAVTGTSGIGRIQISGNIKE
- a CDS encoding ABC transporter ATP-binding protein, producing the protein MKKIISGQNITKQYGTGAEQRKVLDGVSVDIHEGEFVSVMGPSGSGKSTLMFALSGMDRIDWGLVAFEGRDLGTLEGDELADLRRTEMGFVFQQPTLMKNLNILDNIILPSMRGNRRKVAAITDKAQQLMHKAGIAELAKRNITEASGGQLQRAGICRALMGSPRIIFGDEPTGALNLKAAEEIMDLLSGINEEGTAIMLVTHDATVAARTQRIMFMCDGRIVDELRLPKYSGGTLEPRMNLITAKMREIGI
- a CDS encoding sigma-70 family RNA polymerase sigma factor; translated protein: MDEVEWIRRIQEGETQYLTPLIEHYYPGIQKYCYYRVRSEEEAKDLTQETFYRFCRSVDKYRHAGKCLAYLYTIARNLCNDYLQKRRSLSWEQVQETEKVYTRQTSSIEEQVEGAQLVTELLLLLPEEQREMVFMRYCLDMTFRDIARVTGVNVCMVQYRVNRGLVVFRNYLEGSEIVEKKTAEFHHNYTKKLPFISR
- a CDS encoding ABC transporter ATP-binding protein — protein: MLELKLNQVSKQFSAKRAVNGISIQLSNGVYGLLGANGAGKTTLLRMICGVLNPTSGTIQMNKEDISDMGERYRDLLGYLPQDFGYYPDFSAEEFLWYVGSLKGLTLAASKGKARDLLGTVALEDVARKKIRTFSGGMKQRLGIAQALLNDPRILVLDEPTAGLDPKERVRFRNLIADLARDKIVIMSTHIVSDVEYIADQILVMKKGELIASGTVDQLTTTMNGYVWTCHVPLRNAEEWNARYCVSNLRHEGDQVELRIVSADQPNETAVAVVPSLEDFYLYHFQDEEAVTAKGK